One genomic segment of Pagrus major chromosome 13, Pma_NU_1.0 includes these proteins:
- the LOC141006701 gene encoding olfactory receptor 4E1-like — protein sequence MENQTLSEDFILLEGLKVSSQSSLPAFLFLFLIYMFAVVSNISLVTLIFTTRRLHQPMYLLFCNMSINDIFGASIITPHILRNIFIPPSERYIHYNNCVIQAFCVHLYAATTHTILMIMAFDRCMAICKPLQYATIMTQAMVVKLSVGAWTAAVVLVAILLGLTIRLSRCRRVIFNPFCDNASLFKLSCESILINNIYGLCYTVVLLGSSTGSLTLTYLKIAAVCLRSKNKALNSKALQTCTTHLAVYIFLLVSCFAIVILHRFPHLSEHGKVVSVLVEVTMPAFNAVIYGLQIKEIKQRIITLFKNIKVTQMT from the coding sequence ATGGAGAACCAGACTTTAAGTGAGGATTTCATACTCCTGGAGGGGTTAAAAGTCTCCTCCCAATCCTCCCTTCCtgccttcctcttcctcttcctcatctacATGTTTGCTGTGGTGTCAAACATTAGTCTGGTCACCCTGATCTTTACCACCAGGCGCCTCCACCAGCCCATGTATCTGCTCTTCTGCAACATGAgtattaatgacatttttgggGCCTCGATCATCACACCGCACATACTTAGAAACATATTCATACCACCTTCAGAGCGGTACATTCATTATAATAACTGTGTCATTCAGGCCTTCTGTGTTCACCTCTACGCGGCCACCACTCACACCATACTCATGATCATGGCCTTTGACCGCTGTATGGCCATCTGCAAGCCTCTTCAATATGCCACAATCATGACCCAGGCGATGGTGGTGAAGCTGTCGGTGGGAGCCTGGACAGCAGCTGTTGTCCTTGTAGCAATCCTCTTAGGTCTCACTATTCGCTTGTCGCGCTGCAGGCGAGTTATATTCAACCCATTCTGTGACAATGCCTCCTTGTTCAAGCTGTCCTGTGAGAGTATCCTCATCAATAACATCTATGGTCTCTGCTACACTGTGGTCCTGCTGGGCTCCTCCACTGGCAGCCTAACTCTTACCTACTTGAAAATTGCTGCAGTATGTCTGCGCAGTAAGAACAAGGCGCTGAACAGCAAAGCACTGCAGACTTGTACCACCCACCTGGCTGTGTACATCTTCCTGCTGGTGTCATGTTTCGCCATTGTCATCCTGCATCGTTTCCCCCACCTGTCAGAACACGGGAAGGTCGTGTCTGTCTTAGTTGAAGTGACAATGCCTGCCTTCAATGCAGTTATCTACGGCCTGCAAATAAAAGAGATAAAGCAGAGGATTATCACTTTGTTTAAGAACATCAAAGTGACTCAAATGACCTGA
- the LOC141006700 gene encoding olfactory receptor 5B17-like has protein sequence MENQTLSEDFILLEGLKVSSQSSLPAFIFLFLIYMFAVVSNISLVTLIFTTRRLHQPMYLLFCNMSINDIFGASIITPHILRNIFIPPSERYIHYNNCVIQAFCVHLYAATTHTILMIMAFDRCMAICKPLQYATIMTKTMMVKLSVGAWTAAFVCVAILLGLTIRLSRCRRVIFNPFCDNPTLFKLSCESILINNIYGFGYTVVLLGSSMGSISLTYLKIAAVCLRSKNKALNSKALQTCSTHLAVYIFLLVSGFIIVILHRFPHLSDHRKVASVLVQVTVPAFNAVIYGLQIKEIKQRIITLFNNSKVAQIN, from the coding sequence ATGGAGAACCAGACTTTAAGTGAGGATTTCATACTCCTGGAGGGGTTAAAAGTCTCCTCCCAATCCTCCCTTCCtgccttcatcttcctcttcctcatctacATGTTTGCTGTGGTGTCAAACATTAGTCTGGTCACCCTGATCTTTACCACCAGGCGCCTCCACCAGCCCATGTATCTGCTCTTCTGCAACATGAgtattaatgacatttttgggGCCTCGATCATCACACCGCACATACTTAGAAACATTTTCATACCACCTTCAGAGAGGTACATTCATTATAATAACTGTGTCATTCAGGCCTTCTGTGTTCACCTCTACGCGGCCACCACTCACACCATACTCATGATCATGGCCTTTGACCGCTGTATGGCCATCTGCAAGCCTCTTCAATATGCCACAATCATGACCAAGACGATGATGGTGAAGCTGTCGGTGGGAGCCTGGACAGCAGCTTTTGTCTGTGTGGCAATCCTCTTAGGTCTCACTATTCGCTTGTCGCGCTGCAGGCGAGTTATATTCAACCCATTCTGTGACAACCCCACCTTGTTCAAGCTGTCCTGTGAGAGTATCCTCATCAATAACATCTACGGCTTCGGCTACACTGTGGTCCTGCTGGGCTCCTCCATGGGCAGCATAAGTCTGACATACTTGAAAATTGCTGCAGTATGTCTGCGCAGTAAGAACAAGGCGCTGAACAGCAAAGCACTGCAGACCTGCTCCACCCACCTGGCCGTGTACATCTTCCTGCTGGTGTCAGGCTTCATCATTGTCATCCTGCACCGTTTCCCCCACCTGTCAGACCACAGGAAGGTTGCGTCTGTCTTAGTACAAGTGACTGTGCCTGCCTTCAATGCAGTTATCTACGGCCTGCAAATAAAAGAGATAAAGCAGAGGATTATCACTTTGTTTAACAACAGTAAAGTGGCTCAAATTAACTGA
- the LOC141006699 gene encoding olfactory receptor 52N5-like codes for MENQTFMEDILVLEGLMVTSQFFIPAFILLLLVYIFIVVSNIGLVALIFKSTSLRQPMYLLLCNMSINDVFGATIIIPHVLRDLLISNSKRYIHYIDCAIQAFCVHLHASASHTVLMIMAFDRYVAICNPLRYATIMTNSAVVKLSVVAWGTAFVLVLILVGLSVRLSRCRWIIFNPFCDNASLFKLSCESVLINNIYGLSYTVVLLGSSICSVTLTYLKIAAVCVISKNKAVNGKALQTCATHLAVYIILLVSGFIIVILHRFPQLSDHRKVASVLGHVALPALNAVIYGLQIKEVRQRIMTLFHNNKVMEVK; via the coding sequence ATGGAAAACCAGACTTTCATGGAAGATATCCTAGTCCTGGAGGGGTTAATGGTCACCTCTCAGTTCTTTATTCCTGCCTTTATCTTACTTCTCCTTGTTTACATATTCATCGTGGTGTCAAACATCGGCCTGGTTGCCCTGATCTTCAAGAGTACAAGCCTTCGCCAGCCCATGTATCTGCTTCTCTGCAACATGAgtattaatgatgtttttggGGCCACAATAATTATACCTCATGTACTCAGAGATCTTTTAATATCGAACTCAAAGCGGTACATTCATTATATTGACTGTGCCATTCAGGCCTTCTGTGTTCATCTCCATGCAAGTGCCTCTCACACTGTACTCATGATCATGGCTTTTGATCGCTACGTGGCCATCTGCAACCCTCTGCGTTACGCCACCATCATGACCAACAGTGCAGTGGTGAAGTTGTCGGTGGTGGCCTGGGGAACAGCCTTCGTGCTGGTGTTGATCCTCGTGGGCCTCAGCGTCCGTCTTTCACGCTGCAGGTGGATTATATTCAACCCGTTCTGCGACAACGCCTCCTTGTTCAAGCTGTCCTGTGAGAGCGTCCTCATCAATAACATCTACGGCCTCAGCTACACGGTGGTTCTGCTGGGCTCCTCCATCTGCAGCGTAACTCTCACCTACCTGAAGAtcgctgcagtgtgtgtgatcagTAAAAACAAGGCGGTGAACGGCAAAGCGCTGCAGACCTGTGCCACCCACCTGGCTGTGTACATCATCCTCCTGGTGTCGGGCTTTATCATCGTCATCCTGCACCGCTTCCCTCAACTGTCTGACCACAGGAAGGTGGCGTCAGTCCTGGGACATGTGGCCCTGCCTGCCCTGAATGCTGTCATCTATGGGCTACAGATTAAAGAGGTCAGGCAAAGGATTATGACTTTATTCCACAACAATAAAGTAATGGAAGTAAAATGA
- the or70b1 gene encoding odorant receptor 115-15 — protein MNQFCFFCFRQMENYTLNSFTLQLEGLKVTEVSVYPVFFFFFLSYLVIILANVGIVVLVFIDKNLHQPMYLLFCNLPVNDIIGNSIMVPRLLSDILLPPSERLISYYECVVQAFSTHMFGTASHTVLMIMAFDRYVAICNPLRYAAIMTNKMVMKLTVSAWGVAFVLVGILLGLTIRLNRCRTMITNPFCDNASLFKLSCENVFINNIYGLTFTVVLFTSSIGSMVLTYTKITVVCLTSKNKSLNSKALKTCSTHLFVYLIMFLCGMLIILLHRFPQYSDYRKLCAILFHIIPGSLNPIIYGVQSKEVRKFLSKLFESKKTVPS, from the coding sequence ATGAatcagttttgtttcttttgtttcaggCAGATGGAAAACTACACTTTGAACAGCTTTACCCTCCAGCTGGAGGGATTGAAAGTCACTGAAGTTTCTGTGTatcctgtgtttttctttttctttttgtcctaCCTGGTTATTATACTAGCCAATGTGGGGATTGTAGTTCTGGTTTTCATTGACAAGAACCTTCACCAGCCGATGTATCTCCTTTTTTGCAACCTGCCAGTCAATGACATTATTGGGAACTCTATCATGGTGCCTCGTTTGCTTTCAGACATTTTGCTGCCTCCGTCTGAGCGTCTCATCAGTTATTATGAGTGTGTAGTTCAAGCTTTTTCCACACACATGTTTGGTACTGCTTCTCACACTGTGCTCATGATTATGGCCTTTGACAGATATGTGGCCATCTGTAATCCTCTGCGCTATGCTGCCATAATGACCAACAAAATGGTGATGAAGCTGACAGTTTCTGCCTGGGGAGTGGCCTTTGTTCTGGTGGGGATTCTTCTTGGTCTGACCATACGGCTGAACCGATGCAGGACGATGATCACAAACCCCTTCTGTGATAATGCCTCCTTGTTTAAACTCTCCTGTGagaatgtgtttattaataATATCTATGGCCTCACTTTCACTGTCGTCCTGTTCACCTCTTCTATAGGCAGCATGGTTCTCACTTACACAAAGATTACAGTCGTCTGTCTGACCAGCAAGAACAAGTCTTTGAACAGTAAAGCCTTGAAGACCTGCAGCACTCATCTGTTTGTATATctcattatgtttttatgtggGATGCTCATCATCCTCCTGCATCGCTTCCCTCAGTACTCAGACTACAGAAAACTCTGTGCCATTTTGTTTCATATCATCCCCGGCAGCCTCAACCCCATTATTTATGGTGTGCAGTCTAAAGAGGTACGAAAATTCTTGTCAAAGCTATTTGAGTCCAAGAAAACAGTGCCATCATAA